A single Magnetospirillum sp. WYHS-4 DNA region contains:
- a CDS encoding nickel-dependent hydrogenase large subunit, with the protein LSGHPLGRALVLARGATVAGRVVARLLEVARLVPAMEGWVRGLEPGEPFCTEAALPVDGEGVGLTEAARGLLGHWLAVEGGRIRRYQIVSPTTWNFSPRDGAGAKGPLETALEGTPVAAGEEAPLAVQHVVRSFDPCMACTVH; encoded by the coding sequence CCTGTCCGGCCATCCCTTGGGCCGCGCCCTGGTCCTGGCCCGCGGGGCGACGGTGGCGGGACGGGTGGTGGCGCGGCTTTTGGAGGTGGCGCGGCTGGTTCCGGCCATGGAAGGCTGGGTGCGGGGCCTGGAGCCGGGCGAGCCGTTCTGCACCGAGGCGGCCTTGCCCGTGGACGGCGAAGGAGTCGGCCTGACGGAGGCGGCGCGCGGCCTGCTGGGTCACTGGCTGGCGGTCGAAGGCGGGCGCATCCGGCGCTACCAGATCGTCTCACCCACCACCTGGAACTTCTCGCCCCGCGACGGTGCCGGCGCCAAGGGCCCGCTGGAGACCGCCCTGGAAGGGACCCCCGTCGCGGCGGGCGAGGAAGCTCCGCTCGCGGTCCAGCACGTGGTCCGGTCCTTCGATCCCTGCATGGCCTGCACGGTGCATTGA